One region of Agrobacterium tumefaciens genomic DNA includes:
- the greA gene encoding transcription elongation factor GreA, translating to MVEKVPMTHGGFIKLQEELRFRQQEERPRIIEAIAEARAHGDLSENAEYHAAKEAQSHNEGRITELEDLTARAEVIDLSKMSGSKIKFGATVKLIDEDSDEERIYQIVGDQEADVKAGRISISSPIARALIGKEVGDSIEVNAPGGAKGYEILAVQWG from the coding sequence ATGGTAGAAAAAGTACCGATGACGCACGGTGGATTCATCAAGCTGCAGGAGGAGCTGCGCTTTCGCCAGCAGGAGGAGCGTCCCCGTATCATCGAGGCAATTGCGGAGGCGCGCGCCCATGGCGACCTTTCGGAAAATGCCGAATACCACGCTGCCAAGGAAGCCCAGAGCCATAACGAAGGCCGCATCACTGAACTCGAAGACTTGACCGCACGCGCGGAAGTCATCGACCTTTCCAAGATGTCCGGTTCCAAGATCAAGTTCGGCGCCACCGTCAAGCTGATCGACGAGGATAGCGACGAGGAAAGAATCTATCAGATCGTTGGCGACCAGGAAGCCGATGTGAAGGCTGGACGCATTTCCATTTCCTCGCCCATCGCCCGCGCCCTCATCGGCAAGGAAGTCGGTGACAGCATCGAAGTCAACGCACCGGGCGGCGCCAAGGGTTACGAGATTCTCGCCGTACAGTGGGGCTGA
- a CDS encoding glycosyltransferase family 4 protein yields MSHASLKDVQVLAPNFKRRLSGVTSTIVQLIPVQNRLGQKVAVIGPGLPQHLPHVRFRDLWRLWQNGPLSGPRIWHARRNLEMLPGILMRDVLRMKVRLMFTSAAQRRHSAYTRFLISKMDAVVATSGRSGSFLEVPHSVVMHGVDTELFHPATGPEDTIASTGLPGQFLIGCFGRVRHQKGTDLFVRAMIELLPDYPEWTAVISGRVTAEHKAFADKLVADVAAAGLADRIAFQGEVDDIKPWYRRLTLYVAPSRNEGFGLTPLEAMASETAVVASNAGAYEEMIVKGETGMVVEAGDYASLRDAIKTYLADPALARDHARAGLSHVRTAFPLEKEATSLGTIYDALRRG; encoded by the coding sequence TTGTCCCACGCCAGTCTGAAAGATGTGCAGGTGCTTGCGCCGAACTTCAAGCGCAGGCTCTCCGGCGTTACCTCCACCATCGTTCAGCTTATTCCGGTACAAAACCGGCTGGGTCAGAAAGTGGCCGTCATCGGCCCGGGCCTGCCGCAGCATCTGCCACATGTGCGCTTCCGTGATCTGTGGCGGCTCTGGCAAAACGGCCCGCTCAGCGGTCCGCGCATCTGGCACGCCCGCCGCAATCTCGAAATGTTGCCTGGCATTCTCATGCGTGACGTGCTGCGCATGAAGGTAAGGCTGATGTTCACCTCGGCGGCGCAAAGGCGACATTCCGCCTATACCCGCTTTCTGATTTCAAAAATGGATGCGGTCGTCGCGACAAGCGGCCGCTCAGGCTCGTTTCTGGAAGTACCACACAGCGTCGTCATGCATGGCGTCGATACCGAGCTGTTTCATCCCGCAACCGGCCCGGAGGATACGATCGCTTCGACCGGCCTGCCGGGACAATTTCTCATCGGATGTTTCGGACGGGTGCGCCACCAGAAGGGAACAGACCTTTTCGTGCGCGCCATGATCGAACTTCTGCCCGACTATCCCGAATGGACGGCCGTCATCTCCGGCCGCGTGACCGCAGAGCACAAGGCCTTCGCCGACAAGCTCGTGGCCGATGTCGCAGCAGCCGGTCTTGCGGACCGCATCGCGTTTCAGGGCGAGGTGGACGACATCAAGCCCTGGTATCGGCGGCTAACCCTCTATGTCGCACCGTCACGCAACGAGGGCTTTGGCCTGACGCCACTGGAAGCCATGGCGTCCGAGACGGCTGTCGTTGCCAGCAATGCCGGCGCCTATGAGGAAATGATCGTCAAGGGCGAGACCGGCATGGTCGTTGAGGCCGGCGACTACGCGTCCCTGCGGGATGCCATTAAAACCTATCTTGCCGATCCCGCACTCGCCAGGGACCATGCCCGTGCCGGACTTTCGCATGTGCGCACTGCATTTCCGCTGGAAAAAGAGGCGACGAGCCTCGGCACGATCTACGACGCGTTGCGGCGCGGGTAA
- a CDS encoding Lrp/AsnC family transcriptional regulator: MTSVELDAIDLKILRELQRDGRMTNVELAERVGISAPPCLRRVRKLEEADVIEGYHAMLNAPKLGFDLVAFCMVGLKRQSDSNLKAFAAATAGWSLVRQAWMVSGESDFLLHCIARNLTEFQDFVIEVLTADENVDTVRTMLTIRQVKRVGLVEI, from the coding sequence GTGACCAGCGTCGAACTCGATGCCATCGATCTGAAAATCCTGCGCGAATTGCAGCGCGACGGGCGCATGACCAACGTGGAACTGGCCGAACGGGTCGGTATTTCCGCGCCGCCGTGCCTCAGGCGCGTCCGCAAGCTGGAAGAAGCCGACGTGATCGAGGGTTATCACGCCATGTTGAACGCGCCGAAGCTCGGTTTCGATCTCGTTGCCTTCTGCATGGTCGGCCTCAAGCGCCAGTCGGACAGCAATCTGAAAGCCTTTGCAGCGGCGACGGCCGGATGGTCGCTGGTGCGCCAGGCCTGGATGGTATCCGGCGAAAGCGATTTCCTTCTGCATTGCATCGCCAGAAACCTGACCGAGTTTCAGGATTTCGTCATCGAGGTTCTGACAGCGGACGAAAACGTCGACACCGTGCGCACCATGCTCACCATCCGTCAGGTCAAGCGCGTCGGTCTGGTGGAAATCTGA
- the trxB gene encoding thioredoxin-disulfide reductase: MSARHTKVLIIGSGPAGYTAAIYAARAMLKPVLIAGMEQGGQLMITTDVENYPGFADPIQGPWLMDQMLKQATHVGAEIVSDLVTEVETNTRPFVVKTDSGQVWTADTLIIATGAKAKWLGIESEQHFQGFGVSACATCDGFFYRNKDVIVVGGGNSAVEEALYLAHIAKSVTVVHRRDSFRSEKILQERLFAKENVKILWNTEIAEITGAPAKPPMPPSVSGVRLRDTKTGVISDTPIDGVFVAIGHAPAVELFKGKVKLKDNGYMWTAPDSTATDVEGIFAAGDVTDDIYRQAITAAGMGCMAALEAERYLTAQQPLAVAAE, translated from the coding sequence ATGTCTGCCCGCCATACCAAGGTATTGATCATTGGCTCTGGTCCCGCCGGTTATACCGCGGCGATCTACGCGGCCCGCGCAATGCTGAAACCCGTGCTGATTGCCGGCATGGAACAGGGTGGCCAGCTGATGATCACCACCGATGTCGAAAACTATCCGGGCTTTGCCGATCCGATCCAGGGCCCCTGGCTGATGGACCAGATGCTGAAGCAGGCGACGCATGTGGGTGCGGAAATCGTCAGCGACCTCGTGACCGAAGTCGAAACCAACACGCGCCCCTTCGTGGTCAAGACCGATTCCGGTCAGGTCTGGACCGCCGACACGCTGATCATCGCAACAGGCGCAAAGGCCAAGTGGCTCGGCATCGAGAGTGAGCAGCACTTTCAGGGCTTCGGCGTTTCCGCCTGCGCCACCTGCGACGGTTTCTTCTATCGCAACAAGGATGTGATCGTGGTCGGCGGCGGCAACTCTGCCGTGGAGGAAGCGCTCTATCTCGCCCATATCGCCAAGTCCGTAACCGTCGTGCACCGCCGCGACAGTTTCCGCTCGGAGAAAATCCTTCAGGAACGGCTCTTCGCCAAGGAAAACGTCAAGATCCTGTGGAATACGGAAATCGCCGAAATCACCGGCGCTCCCGCCAAGCCGCCAATGCCACCCTCTGTTTCGGGTGTGCGACTGCGTGACACCAAGACCGGTGTGATCAGCGATACGCCCATCGACGGCGTCTTCGTCGCCATCGGCCACGCGCCGGCCGTCGAACTGTTCAAGGGCAAGGTGAAGCTCAAGGACAATGGCTACATGTGGACCGCGCCCGATTCCACCGCTACCGACGTGGAAGGTATTTTCGCCGCCGGCGACGTTACCGACGACATATACCGTCAGGCCATCACCGCCGCCGGTATGGGCTGTATGGCCGCCCTTGAAGCAGAACGGTACCTCACCGCGCAGCAGCCGCTTGCGGTAGCAGCCGAATAA
- a CDS encoding LysR family transcriptional regulator VtlR, with protein sequence MPLDWDKLRIFHAAAEAGSFTHAADKLHLSQSAISRQVSALEQDVGVKLFHRHARGLILTEQGELLYRTAHDVLLKLETVKMQLTETTEKPSGKLRVTTTVGLGQGWLTDKVQEFLQLYPEMSIQLILDNEELDVNMRHADCAIRLRQPQQSDLIQRKLFTVHMHVYAAPSYINRHGEPQSIEDLDNHRIISFGEPAPNYLLDVNWLENAGRSSDNTRIPHLQINSQTSIKRACLLGIGIACLPDYIVGRDPGLIQLSLAADIPSFDTYFCYPDEMKNAAKLKAFRDFVVAKARNWNF encoded by the coding sequence ATGCCATTGGACTGGGATAAACTGCGCATTTTTCATGCCGCAGCCGAAGCGGGGTCTTTCACCCACGCTGCCGACAAGCTGCATTTGTCCCAGTCGGCCATCAGCCGCCAGGTCAGCGCGCTGGAACAGGATGTTGGCGTGAAGCTGTTTCACCGCCACGCCAGAGGTCTTATCCTCACCGAGCAGGGCGAACTGCTGTATCGCACCGCCCATGACGTGTTGCTAAAGCTCGAAACCGTCAAGATGCAACTGACCGAAACGACGGAGAAGCCGAGCGGCAAGCTGCGCGTGACGACGACGGTTGGTCTCGGCCAGGGCTGGCTCACGGACAAGGTGCAGGAATTCCTGCAGCTCTATCCGGAAATGTCGATCCAGCTGATCCTCGACAATGAGGAGCTGGATGTGAACATGCGCCACGCCGATTGCGCCATCCGCCTGCGCCAGCCGCAACAGTCCGACCTTATCCAGCGCAAGCTGTTCACGGTGCACATGCACGTCTATGCGGCGCCGTCCTACATCAACCGCCACGGCGAGCCGCAGTCGATCGAGGATCTGGACAACCACCGCATCATCTCCTTCGGCGAACCGGCACCCAACTATCTGCTTGATGTCAACTGGTTGGAAAATGCGGGACGCTCGTCGGACAACACCCGCATTCCGCATCTTCAGATCAACAGCCAGACCTCGATCAAGCGCGCCTGCCTGCTGGGAATAGGTATCGCCTGTTTGCCGGATTACATCGTCGGGCGCGATCCGGGATTGATTCAGTTGTCGCTTGCCGCCGATATTCCCTCGTTCGACACCTACTTCTGTTACCCGGACGAGATGAAAAACGCTGCAAAACTGAAAGCCTTCCGCGACTTCGTCGTTGCCAAGGCACGGAACTGGAACTTCTGA
- a CDS encoding ArsR/SmtB family transcription factor, producing MNPEEILKALSHPARLKFLEWLKSPESHFCQDHPLSMGVCANQFQISGLSQSTVSSHLAVLQAAGLIRSKKVGQWVFFERNEETIDAFRNYLQANL from the coding sequence ATGAACCCGGAGGAAATCCTCAAAGCCCTTTCACACCCCGCAAGGCTGAAGTTCCTCGAGTGGCTTAAGAGCCCTGAAAGTCACTTCTGTCAGGACCATCCGCTCAGCATGGGCGTATGCGCCAATCAGTTCCAGATCAGCGGCCTGTCGCAATCGACGGTCTCCTCACATCTGGCGGTTTTGCAGGCAGCTGGCCTGATAAGGTCAAAGAAAGTTGGGCAATGGGTGTTTTTCGAACGCAACGAGGAAACCATCGACGCCTTCCGCAATTATCTGCAAGCCAATCTTTGA
- a CDS encoding alkene reductase, which yields MTSLFEPAQAGDIALANRIVMAPLTRNRSPGAIPNNLNATYYEQRATAGLIVTEGTPISQQGQGYADVPGLYKKEAVEGWKKITDGVHVAGGKIVAQIWHVGRISHTSLQPHGGQPVAPSAIIAKSKTYIINDDGTGAFAETSEPRALTIDDIGLILEDYRTGARAALEAGFDGVEIHAANGYLIEQFLKSSTNQRTDEYGGSIENRARFLLEVVDAVAEEIGAGRTGIRLSPVTPANDIFEADPQPLYNYVAEELGKRNLAFIHVVEGATGGPRDFKQGDKPFDYAAFKAAYRNAGGKGLWIANNGYDRESAIEAVESGKVDAVAFGKAFIANPDLVRRLKDNAPLNEPNQPTFYGGGAEGYTDYPALG from the coding sequence ATGACAAGTCTTTTCGAACCGGCACAGGCCGGCGATATCGCACTCGCCAACCGTATCGTCATGGCTCCCCTCACCCGCAACCGCTCGCCGGGGGCAATTCCCAACAATCTCAACGCCACCTATTACGAGCAGCGCGCAACAGCCGGGCTGATCGTGACCGAAGGCACGCCGATTTCCCAGCAAGGTCAGGGTTACGCGGATGTTCCGGGCCTCTACAAGAAGGAAGCGGTTGAGGGCTGGAAAAAGATCACGGATGGCGTGCATGTCGCCGGCGGCAAGATCGTCGCGCAGATTTGGCACGTGGGACGCATTTCCCACACCTCGCTCCAGCCGCATGGCGGACAGCCGGTCGCCCCTTCCGCGATTATCGCCAAGTCCAAGACCTATATCATCAATGATGACGGCACCGGCGCGTTTGCGGAAACCTCCGAGCCACGCGCACTGACCATCGACGATATCGGTCTTATCCTTGAAGATTACCGGACCGGCGCGCGCGCCGCACTTGAGGCCGGTTTCGACGGTGTCGAAATCCATGCCGCCAACGGTTATCTGATCGAGCAGTTCCTGAAATCCAGCACCAACCAGCGCACCGACGAATATGGCGGCTCGATCGAAAACCGCGCCCGCTTCCTTCTCGAAGTCGTCGATGCGGTGGCGGAAGAGATTGGCGCAGGCCGCACCGGCATTCGCCTGTCACCCGTCACACCCGCCAACGACATTTTCGAGGCCGACCCGCAGCCACTCTATAATTACGTTGCGGAAGAACTCGGCAAACGCAATCTGGCCTTCATCCATGTTGTTGAAGGTGCGACCGGTGGTCCGCGCGACTTCAAGCAGGGCGACAAGCCGTTCGATTACGCAGCCTTCAAGGCCGCCTATCGCAATGCGGGCGGCAAGGGCCTGTGGATCGCCAACAATGGCTACGACCGTGAGAGCGCCATCGAGGCGGTGGAAAGCGGCAAGGTTGATGCCGTGGCCTTCGGCAAGGCCTTCATCGCCAACCCGGATCTGGTGCGCCGTCTCAAGGACAACGCGCCGCTGAACGAGCCGAACCAGCCGACCTTCTATGGTGGCGGGGCTGAAGGCTATACCGACTACCCGGCTCTTGGCTGA
- a CDS encoding DUF6220 domain-containing protein encodes MLTVANGFSRRRRMFAVISAGVPVLIFAQVLLAGLSIYYDGSLLVVHKGLGMLIAVPIVSLVVLALRHDDLRPNLGRALVLLALYCLQVALMSIGRETGSGFLQALHVANAFVMGAFSDFASRKARGLS; translated from the coding sequence ATGCTTACAGTGGCTAATGGATTTTCCCGGCGGCGCCGTATGTTCGCCGTGATTTCGGCAGGCGTGCCGGTGTTGATTTTCGCGCAGGTGCTGCTGGCCGGGCTGTCGATCTATTATGACGGATCGCTGCTTGTGGTTCACAAAGGGCTTGGCATGCTGATCGCCGTTCCCATTGTATCTCTAGTCGTGCTCGCCCTTCGTCATGATGACCTCCGGCCAAACCTTGGGCGCGCGCTCGTGCTGCTCGCTCTCTACTGCCTTCAGGTGGCGTTGATGAGCATCGGTCGGGAAACGGGCAGTGGCTTTCTGCAGGCGCTGCATGTGGCCAACGCCTTCGTGATGGGCGCATTTTCAGACTTTGCTTCGCGGAAGGCGCGAGGCCTTTCCTGA
- a CDS encoding NAD-dependent epimerase/dehydratase family protein, protein MIYEIHANTAENNRPLALIVGANGGVGSHVSKMLLQRGWRVRAMTRRSAPVDAVDGVERVIGDAMNREDVVKAAKGAGLIVHAVNPPGYRNWDSQVLPMLDNTIAAAEACGARIVFPGSIYNFGPDAFPLLTEDSPQKPFTRKGGLRVEMERRLKMASMRGVPVLIVRTGDFFGPDAKNNWFSQMLVRPGKPVRSVQNPAVPNAGHQWAYLPDVAEIIGRLLDRSDELQTFAVYHMEGVWDFDGLQLVGAIERAVGHPVKMRRLSWLAVGLAAPFVPLFREVMEMKYLWQMPIRMSNRKLVEFLGAEPRTPIDAAVSETLASLGCLAEVQQPAGLHHATDAGGRV, encoded by the coding sequence ATGATATATGAAATCCACGCAAATACAGCAGAGAATAACCGGCCTCTGGCGCTGATTGTTGGGGCGAATGGTGGCGTCGGCAGCCATGTCTCGAAGATGTTGTTGCAGCGCGGCTGGCGGGTGCGGGCGATGACTCGCCGATCGGCACCAGTTGATGCCGTCGATGGCGTCGAGCGCGTGATTGGTGATGCCATGAACCGGGAGGATGTGGTGAAGGCGGCAAAAGGCGCCGGGCTCATCGTCCATGCGGTCAATCCTCCGGGATATCGCAACTGGGACAGCCAAGTGCTGCCGATGCTCGACAATACCATTGCCGCTGCCGAGGCCTGCGGGGCAAGGATCGTGTTTCCAGGCAGCATCTATAATTTTGGCCCGGATGCCTTTCCGCTTCTGACGGAGGACAGTCCGCAAAAGCCTTTCACCCGCAAGGGCGGCTTGCGCGTTGAAATGGAGCGGCGTTTGAAAATGGCGTCGATGCGCGGCGTGCCGGTCCTGATCGTCCGCACCGGTGATTTCTTTGGTCCTGACGCGAAGAACAACTGGTTTTCGCAGATGCTGGTGCGACCGGGCAAGCCGGTTCGCAGTGTTCAGAATCCAGCAGTACCGAATGCCGGGCATCAATGGGCCTATCTGCCGGATGTTGCGGAGATAATCGGACGGCTGCTCGATCGCTCGGACGAGCTTCAGACGTTTGCCGTCTACCACATGGAGGGTGTCTGGGATTTCGACGGGCTGCAACTGGTTGGGGCAATCGAGCGGGCCGTCGGCCATCCGGTCAAGATGCGGCGGCTTTCGTGGTTAGCCGTCGGGCTGGCTGCACCGTTCGTTCCCCTGTTCCGCGAAGTCATGGAAATGAAATATCTCTGGCAGATGCCGATCCGGATGAGCAACCGCAAGCTTGTCGAATTCCTCGGCGCGGAACCGCGAACGCCGATCGATGCGGCAGTATCGGAAACACTGGCGAGCCTTGGGTGTCTCGCCGAGGTGCAGCAACCGGCGGGCCTTCATCATGCGACCGATGCCGGGGGTAGGGTGTGA
- a CDS encoding LysR family transcriptional regulator, whose product MSGAAIQNLIIRSRDVSWDFYRTFLSVLRDGSLSAAARELGITQPTAGRHIGALEEAIGFPLFIRSPHGLMPTEAALALRPYAENLAATAAALMRAASGEVGKIEGTVRISASDIIGVEMLPPIIAAMQEIHPRLEIELSLSDTLEDLLRREADIAIRMTEPQQDAIVMRYIGNFRLGFHATRDYLARAGIPKNMEELNNHRMIGFDRKTPFIRAAIQRMRSLDPEIPDIEEISFEIRADSNLAQLAMIRASAGIGVCQIGLARKDPRLVQVLPKTDIPLHAWVAMHENLKTSPRCRAVFSALVDGLKAHLKETDPGAPPQRR is encoded by the coding sequence ATGAGTGGAGCCGCTATACAAAATCTTATAATCAGAAGCCGCGATGTCAGCTGGGATTTTTACCGCACCTTCCTCAGCGTGCTGCGCGACGGCTCGCTTTCCGCCGCCGCCCGCGAACTCGGCATTACCCAACCGACAGCTGGGCGCCATATCGGAGCGCTGGAAGAGGCCATCGGCTTTCCGCTGTTCATCCGCTCGCCGCACGGGCTGATGCCGACGGAAGCGGCGCTGGCGCTCCGGCCCTATGCGGAAAATCTGGCGGCGACGGCTGCGGCCCTTATGCGGGCGGCCTCCGGCGAGGTCGGCAAGATCGAAGGAACCGTTCGTATCAGTGCATCGGACATCATCGGCGTTGAAATGCTGCCGCCGATCATCGCTGCCATGCAGGAGATTCACCCCCGGCTTGAAATAGAACTTTCACTCTCCGACACGCTGGAAGACCTTTTGCGGCGCGAGGCTGATATCGCCATCCGCATGACCGAACCGCAGCAGGATGCCATCGTCATGCGCTATATCGGCAATTTCCGTCTGGGATTTCATGCCACACGCGATTATCTGGCAAGAGCCGGCATCCCGAAAAACATGGAAGAACTGAACAACCACCGTATGATCGGTTTCGACCGCAAGACGCCTTTCATCAGGGCGGCGATCCAGCGCATGCGCTCGCTCGATCCGGAAATACCCGATATCGAAGAAATTTCTTTCGAAATTCGCGCCGACAGCAACCTCGCCCAGCTTGCCATGATCCGCGCCAGCGCGGGCATCGGCGTCTGTCAGATCGGCCTCGCGCGCAAGGATCCGCGGCTTGTCCAGGTCCTTCCGAAAACCGACATCCCGCTGCACGCATGGGTCGCGATGCATGAAAATCTCAAGACCTCGCCGCGATGCCGTGCCGTGTTCAGCGCCCTTGTCGACGGCCTGAAGGCCCACCTGAAGGAAACCGATCCGGGCGCCCCGCCGCAACGACGCTAG
- a CDS encoding DUF2188 domain-containing protein: MTKVVYEVVEHDGGFAYRMNGAYSETFPTYADAVEAARIVAAEQQVGGDDEEISYQDERGQWHEEYSQGGDRPEAEVVDKISPPARPF; encoded by the coding sequence ATGACAAAAGTGGTATATGAAGTCGTGGAACATGACGGTGGCTTCGCCTACCGCATGAACGGCGCTTATTCCGAAACATTTCCTACCTATGCCGATGCGGTCGAGGCCGCGCGCATCGTTGCTGCCGAACAGCAGGTGGGCGGCGATGACGAGGAAATCAGCTATCAGGACGAACGCGGCCAGTGGCATGAGGAATACAGCCAGGGCGGCGACCGGCCGGAGGCGGAAGTGGTCGACAAGATTTCACCGCCGGCCAGACCGTTTTGA
- a CDS encoding calcium:proton antiporter: protein MAGSILKQERMLLLAIPVAAVAYMAEHAIFEAGKTASLIAAIALIGMIVLVSMRVAHHAEILAAKVGDPYGTMILTLSAVAVEVLILAIIMSESNSPTLVRDTIYSAVMIDINGILGLAALLGGLRHGEQPYNDDSGKTYGVMILTAMGISMIVPEFIPKESWHVYSAFTIFAMIALYALFLKMQVGPHSYFFSYAYPRKAHPSGHPSGDHTEDEDEGSVSLSIGLIIAGVVLIGVLAEFMAAFLSQSLEGTSAPPALMAVVVATISASPEILTALRSALRNRMQAVVNIAMGASLSTVILTVPVMEGIALYTGQPFIMAMTPVQTVMVFITLIAAAINLNDGETNAIEGMTHFILFATFIMLLFLGL, encoded by the coding sequence ATGGCCGGTTCTATTTTAAAGCAGGAGCGCATGTTGCTGCTGGCAATACCGGTGGCAGCCGTCGCCTATATGGCCGAACATGCGATATTCGAGGCCGGCAAAACGGCGTCGCTGATTGCCGCGATCGCCCTGATCGGGATGATCGTTCTGGTGTCGATGCGGGTTGCCCACCACGCCGAAATCCTCGCCGCCAAGGTCGGCGACCCCTATGGCACGATGATACTGACGCTGTCTGCCGTGGCGGTGGAAGTGTTGATCCTTGCCATCATCATGAGCGAATCCAATTCGCCGACGCTCGTGCGTGACACGATCTATTCCGCCGTGATGATCGACATCAACGGCATTCTGGGACTGGCCGCCCTGCTGGGAGGCCTTCGCCACGGCGAGCAGCCCTACAATGACGATTCAGGCAAGACCTACGGCGTCATGATCCTGACTGCCATGGGCATCTCGATGATCGTGCCGGAATTCATCCCAAAGGAAAGCTGGCACGTCTATTCCGCCTTCACCATCTTCGCAATGATCGCGCTTTATGCGCTGTTCCTGAAAATGCAGGTTGGTCCGCACAGCTATTTCTTCAGCTACGCCTATCCCCGCAAGGCTCATCCCAGCGGTCATCCATCCGGCGATCACACGGAGGACGAGGATGAGGGCAGCGTGTCCCTCTCCATCGGTCTCATCATCGCGGGCGTCGTACTGATCGGCGTGCTGGCGGAATTCATGGCGGCCTTCCTAAGCCAGAGCCTCGAGGGCACAAGCGCGCCACCGGCACTGATGGCCGTCGTGGTCGCGACGATCTCCGCATCACCGGAAATCCTGACCGCGCTCAGGTCCGCATTGCGCAACCGCATGCAGGCCGTGGTCAATATCGCCATGGGCGCATCGCTTTCGACGGTCATCCTCACCGTCCCCGTGATGGAGGGCATCGCACTCTACACCGGTCAGCCGTTCATCATGGCGATGACCCCGGTTCAGACGGTCATGGTCTTCATCACCCTCATCGCCGCCGCCATCAACCTCAATGACGGTGAAACCAACGCGATCGAGGGAATGACGCATTTCATCCTCTTCGCCACCTTCATCATGCTGTTGTTTCTCGGGCTTTAG
- a CDS encoding pyridoxal phosphate-dependent aminotransferase — MAFLADILSRVKPSATIAVTQKARELKAKGRDVISLGAGEPDFDTPENIKEAAIDAIKRGETKYTPVSGIPELRKAIADKFKRENGLDYKPEQTIVGTGGKQILFNAFMATLNPGDEVVIPAPYWVSYPEMVAICGGTPVFVDTTLEDNFKLKPEALEKAITPKTKWFVFNSPSNPSGAAYSHDELKALTDVLVKHPHVWVLTDDMYEHLTYGDFKFVTPVEVEPSLYDRTLTMNGVSKAYAMTGWRIGYAAGPLPLIKAMDMIQGQQTSGASSIAQWAAVEALNGTQDFIPANKKIFEGRRDLVVSMLNQAKGINCPAPEGAFYVYPSCAGMIGKTAPSGKVIESDVDFVSELLEAEGVAVVQGSAFGLGPNFRISYATSEALLEEACKRIQRFCADCR; from the coding sequence ATGGCCTTCCTTGCCGACATTCTCTCCCGCGTAAAGCCATCCGCCACCATCGCTGTTACCCAGAAAGCCCGTGAGCTTAAAGCGAAGGGCCGCGATGTGATCAGCCTTGGCGCCGGCGAGCCGGATTTCGATACGCCCGAAAACATCAAGGAAGCCGCCATTGACGCCATCAAGCGCGGCGAAACGAAATACACGCCCGTTTCAGGTATTCCTGAACTGCGCAAGGCGATCGCCGACAAGTTCAAGCGCGAAAACGGTCTGGACTACAAGCCGGAGCAGACCATCGTCGGAACCGGTGGCAAGCAGATCCTTTTCAACGCCTTCATGGCCACTCTCAACCCGGGTGACGAAGTCGTCATTCCTGCACCTTACTGGGTCAGCTATCCGGAAATGGTGGCGATCTGCGGCGGTACGCCTGTCTTCGTCGACACGACGCTCGAAGACAATTTCAAGCTGAAGCCGGAAGCGCTGGAAAAGGCGATCACGCCGAAGACCAAGTGGTTCGTTTTCAACTCGCCGTCCAACCCTTCGGGCGCTGCCTATTCGCATGACGAGCTGAAGGCATTGACGGACGTGCTGGTCAAGCATCCGCACGTCTGGGTGCTGACTGATGACATGTACGAACACCTGACCTATGGCGACTTCAAATTCGTCACGCCGGTTGAGGTGGAGCCTTCGCTCTATGACCGCACGCTTACTATGAACGGCGTCTCCAAGGCCTATGCCATGACCGGCTGGCGTATCGGCTATGCAGCCGGCCCGCTGCCGCTTATCAAGGCCATGGATATGATCCAGGGCCAGCAGACCTCGGGCGCCAGCTCGATTGCTCAGTGGGCGGCTGTCGAAGCGCTGAACGGCACGCAGGATTTCATTCCGGCCAACAAGAAGATTTTTGAAGGCCGCCGCGATCTCGTCGTCTCCATGCTCAACCAGGCGAAAGGCATCAATTGCCCGGCTCCGGAAGGCGCATTCTACGTCTATCCGTCCTGCGCCGGCATGATCGGCAAGACCGCGCCGTCCGGCAAGGTCATCGAGTCGGATGTGGATTTCGTCTCCGAGCTTCTGGAAGCCGAAGGTGTTGCCGTCGTGCAGGGATCGGCGTTCGGCCTCGGCCCGAACTTCCGCATTTCCTACGCCACGTCGGAAGCACTGCTGGAAGAGGCCTGCAAGCGCATCCAGCGCTTCTGCGCCGATTGCCGCTGA